From the Musa acuminata AAA Group cultivar baxijiao chromosome BXJ1-2, Cavendish_Baxijiao_AAA, whole genome shotgun sequence genome, one window contains:
- the LOC135613440 gene encoding ABC transporter B family member 9-like, with translation MGDESTNIGEAEADESGGERGRNKQPVERVAFYKLLSFADAWDTVLMTTGTIGAIGSGLAMPIMTFIFAEVINIFGVADRESIVREVSKVVLKFVYLAAGSGVASFLQVACWMITGERQATRIRGLYLKAILRQEIGFFDNETSTGEVIGRMSGDTILIQDAIGEKVGKCLQLAATFFGSFVVAFTKGWLLSLVLIASLPLTVIAGAAMSLIIFRSSTRGQKAYAEAGIVVEHTVGSIRTVAAFNGEKQAIDDYKQLIKKAYGAVVQEGIAAGVGIGCVLMFIFCNYGLAVWYGAKLIIEKGYIGADVFNCMVTVTTGAMSLGQASPCLTAFSAGQAAAYKMFETINRKPEIDVYDTSGIVLEDIKGDVELKDVRFSYPARPDQLIFNSFSLFVPSGTTMALVGESGSGKSTVISLVERFYDPQAGQVLIDGIDLKELRLKWVRERIGLVSQEPVLFTTTIRENIAYGKEGATAEEIQRAAKLANAARFIDKMPNGLDTMVGEHGTQLSGGQKQRIAIARVILKNPKILLLDEATSALDAESERIVQEALETVMTNRTTIVVAHRLSTIKNADTISVVSRGELVEQGSHAELIKDPYGSYSQLIRLQEFHEQEEESMIPESDAMDLSYIRRSGSSNLSSRRSVGRRSSSLGRSRRNSMQGSRPEGDRLDEEGADEDEMDKKASVRRLAYLNKPETPVLVLGSIVAAINGVIFPVFGIVISSVLKTFYEPPDELRKDSKFWAVMFVLLGVVTFLVLPAQHYLFGVAGGKLIERVRFLSFERLVHQEIGWFDKPSNTSGQIGARLSADASTVRKLVGDSLSLVVQNIATCIAGLAIALLANWKLGLIVLVLLPLLSLQEYAQMKFLRGFSEDAKKMYEEASQVASDAVASIRTVASFCGEQNVMDAYLRKCEAPMRNGERQGIICGLGYSFSFIALYCTYALCFYIGARFVHDAQANFAQVFRVFFALTLAALGVSQSSTAASDINNARDSARSIFAILDRQSKIDSSTDEGEVLQNVRGDIKFHHVSFRYPSRPHVQIFRDLCLSIPAGKTVALVGESGSGKSTVIALLERFYDPEAGTISLDGMDIAKLKVSWVRQQMGLVSQEPVLFNGTIRTNIEYGKQGPASEEELVAAAEAAGAHRFISGLPQGYDTSVGERGVQLSGGQKQRIAIARAVLKDPRVLLLDEATSALDAESERVVQEALDRVMVGRTAVIVAHRLSTIRGAETIAVVKNGVVAERGRHDTLMGIQNGIYASLVALQTSST, from the exons ATGGGGGACGAGAGCACGAACATAGGAGAGGCGGAGGCCGATGAGAGCGGCGGCGAGAGGGGGAGGAATAAGCAGCCGGTCGAGAGGGTCGCGTTCTACAAGCTGCTGTCCTTCGCGGATGCGTGGGACACCGTCCTCATGACGACAGGGACGATCGGCGCGATCGGCAGCGGATTGGCGATGCCGATCATGACCTTCATCTTCGCCGAGGTCATCAACATCTTCGGGGTCGCCGACCGCGAATCCATCGTCCGTGAGGTCTCCAAG GTGGTTCTAAAGTTCGTTTATTTGGCAGCTGGATCAGGAGTTGCTTCCTTCTTAC AGGTGGCTTGCTGGATGATAACCGGAGAAAGGCAGGCAACACGAATCCGTGGTTTGTACTTGAAAGCAATACTAAGACAGGAAATTGGATTCTTTGATAATGAAACATCTACTGGTGAAGTGATTGGTAGAATGTCCGGAGATACAATACTTATTCAAGATGCTATAGGTGAGAAG GTTGGAAAATGTCTGCAATTAGCTGCAACCTTCTTCGGTAGTTTTGTCGTTGCATTTACCAAAGGTTGGCTTCTGTCACTTGTCCTGATAGCGAGTTTACCTCTCACCGTCATTGCCGGTGCCGCCATGTCATTGATAATATTCAGATCATCAACCCGCGGCCAAAAGGCATATGCTGAAGCCGGCATTGTTGTCGAACACACAGTCGGATCCATCAGAACA GTTGCAGCTTTCAATGGTGAGAAGCAAGCAATCGACGATTACAAGCAGCTCATCAAGAAAGCATATGGAGCTGTTGTCCAAGAAGGGATCGCTGCTGGGGTGGGAATCGGTTGCGTTCTAATGTTCATTTTCTGCAACTACGGTCTGGCTGTATGGTACGGTGCCAAGCTCATCATCGAGAAAGGATACATAGGAGCAGATGTTTTCAATTGCATGGTGACTGTCACGACTGGTGCAAT GTCTTTAGGTCAGGCATCGCCATGTCTGACCGCGTTCTCGGCAGGCCAAGCTGCAGCGTACAAAATGTTCGAGACGATCAATCGAAAGCCCGAGATCGACGTCTACGACACGAGTGGGATCGTGCTGGAAGATATCAAGGGCGACGTTGAGTTAAAAGATGTACGATTCAGCTACCCAGCGAGGCCTGACCAGTTGATATTTAATAGCTTCTCCTTGTTCGTACCAAGTGGCACCACCATGGCTTTAGTTGGAGAGAGCGGCAGCGGGAAGTCAACTGTGATCAGCCTGGTGGAGAGGTTCTACGATCCCCAGGCCGGTCAAGTACTGATCGATGGCATTGATCTGAAAGAGCTGAGGCTGAAATGGGTGAGGGAACGGATTGGACTCGTCAGCCAAGAGCCTGTCTTGTTCACCACCACTATTAGAGAGAACATCGCCTACGGAAAGGAAGGTGCAACAGCTGAAGAGATCCAGAGAGCAGCTAAGCTCGCTAATGCTGCAAGGTTCATCGACAAGATGCCAAAC GGGCTTGACACCATGGTCGGCGAGCATGGCACGCAACTCTCGGGTGGGCAGAAGCAGAGGATAGCGATCGCAAGAGTCATTCTGAAGAACCCTAAGATCTTACTTCTTGATGAAGCAACAAGCGCATTGGACGCTGAGTCGGAGCGGATAGTGCAGGAGGCGTTGGAGACGGTCATGACGAATAGAACCACTATCGTCGTCGCCCATCGCCTGAGCACCATCAAGAATGCCGATACGATCTCGGTCGTGTCTCGTGGAGAACTCGTCGAACAAG GTTCACATGCTGAGTTGATCAAGGATCCTTATGGCTCCTACTCCCAGTTAATACGGCTGCAAGAGTTCCATGAGCAAGAGGAAGAATCAATGATTCCAGAGTCTGATGCCATGGATTTGAGTTATATAAGACGGTCCGGGAGCAGTAATTTGTCCTCCAGGAGATCCGTCGGCAGACGTTCATCATCACTCGGACGTAGCCGCAGAAACTCCATGCAGGGTTCCCGCCCAGAAGGAGACAGACTCGACGAAGAGGgtgccgacgaggacgagatggacaaaaAAGCTTCTGTTAGAAGACTGGCTTATCTGAACAAGCCCGAGACGCCTGTGCTTGTGTTGGGATCCATAGTAGCTGCCATAAATGGCGTCATTTTCCCAGTGTTCGGGATTGTTATTTCAAGCGTGCTCAAGACTTTCTACGAACCCCCAGATGAACTCCGCAAGGACTCCAAGTTTTGGGCAGTGATGTTTGTTCTTCTCGGAGTGGTCACTTTCCTTGTGTTGCCGGCGCAGCACTACCTCTTTGGAGTGGCTGGTGGGAAGCTGATCGAACGAGTACGTTTCTTGTCGTTCGAAAGGCTGGTGCACCAAGAGATCGGCTGGTTTGACAAGCCTTCCAATACCAG CGGGCAAATCGGCGCGAGGTTGTCAGCAGATGCTTCGACCGTGCGAAAGCTTGTCGGAGATTCCTTGTCCCTTGTAGTCCAGAACATCGCAACATGTATCGCAGGGCTTGCGATAGCACTGTTAGCAAACTGGAAGTTGGGGCTCATAGTCCTCGTCCTGCTACCTTTGTTAAGTCTGCAGGAATATGCTCAGATGAAGTTTCTTCGTGGATTCAGTGAAGATGCAAAG AAAATGTACGAAGAAGCAAGTCAAGTGGCAAGCGATGCGGTCGCCAGCATCCGTACCGTGGCTTCGTTCTGTGGAGAGCAGAATGTCATGGATGCTTACCTTAGGAAATGCGAAGCTCCCATGAGAAATGGAGAGAGGCAAGGGATCATATGCGGCTTGGGCTACAGTTTCTCGTTCATTGCTCTGTACTGCACGTATGCTCTCTGCTTCTACATAGGAGCTCGGTTTGTGCACGACGCCCAAGCAAACTTCGCCCAGGTGTTTAGG GTGTTCTTTGCGCTAACCTTGGCAGCCCTTGGAGTTTCGCAATCAAGCACAGCTGCTAGCGATATCAACAACGCCCGGGATAGTGCTCGTTCTATCTTTGCCATTTTGGACCGGCAGTCGAAGATCGATTCGAGCACCGACGAGGGCGAGGTGTTGCAGAACGTGAGAGGAGACATCAAGTTCCACCATGTCAGCTTCAGATATCCATCCCGTCCTCACGTGCAAATCTTTAGAGACTTGTGCTTGAGTATCCCCGCCGGAAAG ACTGTGGCGCTCGTCGGcgagagcggcagcgggaaaTCCACGGTCATTGCGCTCCTGGAGAGGTTCTACGATCCTGAAGCGGGCACAATCTCTTTGGATGGGATGGACATTGCGAAGCTGAAGGTGAGCTGGGTGAGGCAACAGATGGGCTTGGTGAGCCAGGAGCCGGTGCTGTTCAACGGCACTATACGAACCAACATAGAGTACGGAAAGCAAGGACCAGCGTCGGAAGAGGAGCTAGTGGCGGCAGCGGAGGCCGCCGGCGCGCACAGGTTCATCTCGGGCTTACCGCAGGGGTACGATACGAGCGTGGGCGAGCGAGGGGTGCAGCTGTCGGGCGGGCAGAAGCAGCGGATCGCCATCGCCAGGGCGGTCCTTAAGGACCCGAGGGTGCTGCTGCTGGATGAGGCGACGAGCGCGCTGGACGCCGAGTCGGAGCGCGTGGTGCAGGAGGCGTTGGACCGC